A part of Patescibacteria group bacterium genomic DNA contains:
- a CDS encoding nucleotide exchange factor GrpE codes for MSNEPQNEDDIKYETDPEGAENAAPKKAGFGKSESEVVADLKEKLAVALKEKQEYLDKWQRGTAEFQNARKRDQEDNDRFRKYAAENLITEILPVLESFNMAFSNKEAWEKVDKNWRVGVEYIASQLKGILEGNGLKELNPLGDTFDPTLHEAVEFKEVTEEKQNQKIVAVNNVGYSFNGRVIKAPKVVVGESKK; via the coding sequence ATGTCAAACGAACCTCAAAACGAAGACGATATTAAGTACGAAACCGATCCGGAAGGAGCGGAAAATGCTGCACCAAAAAAAGCTGGCTTCGGTAAGTCAGAATCTGAAGTTGTTGCTGATTTGAAAGAGAAATTGGCTGTCGCTTTGAAAGAAAAACAAGAATATCTCGACAAGTGGCAACGCGGAACCGCCGAATTTCAAAATGCCCGCAAGCGCGATCAAGAAGACAATGATCGTTTCAGAAAATATGCTGCGGAAAATTTAATTACCGAAATTTTACCGGTTCTTGAAAGTTTTAATATGGCTTTTAGTAACAAAGAAGCCTGGGAGAAGGTTGATAAGAACTGGAGAGTTGGAGTTGAATACATAGCCAGCCAACTTAAAGGAATTTTGGAAGGTAATGGTCTCAAAGAATTAAACCCGCTAGGCGATACGTTTGACCCGACCCTTCATGAAGCAGTAGAATTTAAGGAAGTTACTGAAGAAAAACAAAATCAGAAAATTGTGGCGGTCAACAACGTTGGGTATTCGTTCAATGGAAGAGTAATTAAGGCTCCAAAAGTTGTTGTAGGAGAGAGTAAAAAATAA
- a CDS encoding DNA-directed RNA polymerase subunit alpha, with the protein MENSIVLPSKPKIVSEENFTGIYEIDGLYPGYGHTLGNSLRRIILSSLPGAAITGVKIAGVSHEFSTIAGIKEDVIMMILNLKKVRISLTTDEPQTLRLKVKGIKEVTAADIECPGQATILNSDLHIASITDKNTELDIEIRVEKGLGYVPKEIIQKERVNIGEISLDAVFTPIRRVNYEVENMRVGNRTDFNRLQIFIETDGTILPKEALEKSIQTMISQLKAIVGFKEEEIDLKSGSEDSDKMESEMGGKKDVDPEFLKTRVETLNLSPRTANALANANIRTLGGLARKKEEDILDIDGLGSKGVQEIKKVLGNFGITLK; encoded by the coding sequence ATGGAAAATTCAATTGTATTGCCATCGAAGCCAAAAATAGTTTCCGAAGAAAACTTCACGGGAATTTACGAAATTGATGGTCTCTATCCTGGCTACGGCCACACGTTGGGTAACTCTTTGCGAAGAATTATTCTTTCCTCATTGCCTGGCGCCGCAATCACCGGAGTTAAAATCGCGGGTGTTAGTCATGAATTTTCTACTATCGCTGGCATCAAGGAAGATGTCATTATGATGATTCTTAACTTGAAGAAAGTAAGAATTTCATTGACGACAGATGAACCTCAAACTTTGAGATTGAAAGTCAAAGGTATCAAGGAAGTAACCGCGGCTGACATTGAATGCCCAGGCCAAGCAACAATTTTAAATTCTGATCTTCACATTGCCAGCATCACTGACAAAAATACTGAACTCGATATTGAGATTCGTGTTGAGAAAGGTTTAGGATATGTTCCAAAAGAAATTATCCAGAAGGAACGCGTTAACATCGGCGAAATTTCTCTTGATGCCGTGTTCACTCCAATTCGACGCGTTAATTACGAAGTGGAAAACATGCGCGTAGGTAACCGAACTGATTTCAATCGTTTGCAAATTTTCATTGAAACTGATGGAACCATTCTTCCTAAAGAAGCTTTGGAGAAATCAATTCAAACTATGATCTCACAACTTAAAGCCATTGTCGGTTTTAAGGAAGAGGAAATCGATCTGAAATCTGGAAGCGAAGATTCTGACAAAATGGAATCTGAAATGGGTGGAAAGAAAGATGTTGATCCTGAATTTTTGAAAACTCGTGTAGAGACTTTGAATCTTTCTCCTCGAACTGCAAACGCCTTGGCCAACGCCAACATTCGAACTCTTGGAGGTTTGGCCCGCAAGAAAGAAGAAGACATTCTTGACATCGATGGACTCGGAAGCAAGGGCGTTCAGGAGATCAAGAAAGTGTTGGGTAATTTTGGAATTACTCTGAAGTAA
- the rpsM gene encoding 30S ribosomal protein S13: MRILGITIPDNKRLEVALTCLYGIGRSRAIEILNKTSIDIGRKPKELSVEEENAIRKIVEAYKIEGDLKRQVSGNIKRLKDIKAYRGIRHLRGLPSRGQRTKTNSRTRRGNTRKTMGTGRRAVDKK; the protein is encoded by the coding sequence ATGCGAATTTTAGGTATCACCATTCCAGACAATAAAAGACTCGAAGTTGCACTAACCTGCCTATACGGTATTGGTCGCTCTCGCGCGATTGAAATTTTGAATAAAACCTCAATTGATATTGGCCGAAAGCCTAAAGAATTGAGCGTGGAGGAGGAAAATGCTATTCGAAAAATTGTTGAAGCCTACAAAATTGAAGGCGATTTGAAACGCCAGGTTTCCGGTAATATCAAACGATTGAAAGATATCAAAGCCTACCGCGGCATCCGACATCTCCGAGGGTTACCTTCAAGAGGTCAGCGAACCAAGACCAATTCCCGCACCCGACGTGGAAACACACGAAAAACCATGGGAACCGGACGAAGAGCGGTAGACAAAAAATAG
- the rsmH gene encoding 16S rRNA (cytosine(1402)-N(4))-methyltransferase RsmH, whose protein sequence is MIHKSVLLQEVIAGLDIKRNDVFLDGTINGGGHSEAVSKILSAEGMIIGTDLDGDALARAKDRLKDAKAKIILKQSSFRNLDAVLADLKIEAVDKILLDLGLSSNQFEDSGRGFSFQKDEPLSMTFKDSPEAKDLTAYEIVNTWQEENIAQIIESYGEERFAQKIAHAIVFTRQSGEIKTTTDLVRVIGEAIPKRFQNKRIHPATKTFQALRITVNDEIGALKEGLEKGVQHLKKEGRFAVISFHSIEDRIVKNYFKKMASEGEVRLITKKPITPSEEEVAENPRSRSAKLRIIEAIK, encoded by the coding sequence ATGATCCACAAGAGTGTTCTTTTACAAGAAGTGATAGCCGGACTCGACATCAAACGTAACGACGTCTTTTTGGACGGCACGATAAATGGAGGAGGGCATAGCGAAGCCGTTTCAAAAATTTTGAGTGCAGAAGGAATGATTATTGGCACTGATCTTGATGGCGATGCATTGGCAAGAGCCAAAGATCGTCTTAAAGATGCTAAAGCAAAAATTATTCTCAAGCAATCAAGTTTCAGAAATTTAGATGCCGTGTTAGCAGATTTGAAAATTGAGGCCGTTGATAAAATTTTGCTCGACCTTGGACTCAGCTCAAATCAATTTGAAGATTCGGGTAGGGGATTTTCATTTCAAAAAGACGAACCGTTGTCGATGACCTTCAAAGATTCTCCCGAAGCGAAAGATTTGACTGCCTACGAAATCGTAAATACCTGGCAAGAAGAAAACATCGCACAGATTATTGAAAGCTACGGTGAAGAAAGATTTGCACAAAAAATTGCCCACGCCATTGTTTTTACCAGACAGTCAGGAGAAATAAAAACCACAACCGATTTAGTACGAGTTATAGGAGAGGCCATTCCGAAAAGATTTCAAAATAAAAGAATTCACCCGGCCACCAAAACATTTCAGGCTTTACGAATTACGGTGAACGATGAGATAGGGGCGCTTAAAGAAGGTTTGGAAAAAGGGGTACAACATTTGAAAAAAGAGGGAAGGTTCGCAGTCATTTCTTTTCATAGCATTGAAGATCGGATTGTTAAAAATTATTTTAAAAAGATGGCGTCAGAAGGGGAAGTTAGATTAATCACCAAAAAACCCATTACACCGAGCGAAGAAGAGGTAGCAGAAAATCCACGATCAAGAAGCGCCAAATTACGAATTATTGAAGCAATTAAATAA
- the rpsD gene encoding 30S ribosomal protein S4 encodes MINKPKYKLARRLGTGLFEKTQTQKFALREGRRVQVKTRPRARSEFGIQLLEKQKARYNYGVGERQFAKYAEEVLKKKDVKTDELLYEKLETRLDNVVYRMHLAPTRQAARQMVSHGHIVIKDFRITIPSYSVKVGDVIKIREGSAKKALFANLAEKMKDATTPSWLSFNVEKMSGTVQGKPKLVKSELLFDIATVLEFYRR; translated from the coding sequence ATGATAAACAAACCAAAGTATAAATTAGCACGTCGACTGGGAACTGGCCTGTTTGAAAAAACACAGACCCAGAAATTTGCCCTACGTGAAGGACGCCGAGTTCAAGTTAAAACTCGTCCTCGCGCGCGAAGTGAATTCGGAATTCAACTTTTGGAAAAGCAAAAAGCTCGATACAACTACGGCGTTGGCGAACGACAATTTGCAAAATACGCTGAAGAAGTTTTGAAAAAGAAAGATGTAAAAACTGACGAACTTTTGTACGAAAAACTCGAGACTCGATTGGACAATGTTGTGTACCGAATGCACCTTGCCCCTACTCGCCAGGCTGCACGACAAATGGTATCTCACGGTCATATTGTTATAAAAGATTTCCGCATCACCATCCCTTCATATAGTGTCAAAGTCGGTGATGTTATAAAGATTCGAGAGGGAAGTGCCAAGAAAGCTCTTTTTGCGAACCTCGCAGAAAAAATGAAAGACGCAACAACCCCATCATGGCTCTCATTTAATGTTGAAAAGATGTCTGGAACCGTCCAGGGAAAGCCAAAGCTTGTAAAATCTGAACTTTTGTTTGACATCGCGACCGTTTTGGAATTTTACCGCAGATAA
- the rplQ gene encoding 50S ribosomal protein L17: protein MKHHKAGRTFGLKTGKRSALIKSLALSLVMKKKITTTEAKAKEIRPFVEKLVTKAKMKTPASHRLLISRLGVERGAEELMKNLAPKYEKRAGGYTRIIKLPRRLSDGAAMAVIEFV, encoded by the coding sequence ATGAAACACCACAAAGCAGGAAGAACATTCGGACTAAAAACAGGCAAGCGAAGCGCGCTCATTAAATCGCTCGCTCTTTCTCTTGTGATGAAGAAAAAAATTACCACCACCGAAGCCAAAGCTAAGGAAATTCGACCGTTTGTTGAAAAATTGGTCACAAAAGCAAAAATGAAAACTCCTGCTTCTCACCGACTTTTGATTTCTCGATTGGGAGTTGAACGAGGAGCAGAGGAATTGATGAAAAACTTGGCACCAAAATACGAAAAGCGCGCAGGAGGGTATACCCGAATCATAAAGTTGCCTCGCCGATTGAGTGATGGAGCAGCGATGGCCGTAATTGAATTTGTTTAA
- the rpsI gene encoding 30S ribosomal protein S9: MVTEEKQRYIETVGRRKTAIARVRITPAAKSSCVVNDKDVDVYFTTAQLRHVAVEAFTETKLVQKFKVTAKIIGGGINGQAEALRHGVARALIIYDAELRKQVKRAGFLKRDPRMKERRKFGLKKARKAPQWSKR, from the coding sequence ATGGTTACGGAAGAAAAACAGAGATACATAGAAACTGTCGGACGACGCAAAACCGCGATCGCGCGTGTTCGCATTACTCCAGCCGCAAAAAGTTCTTGTGTCGTAAACGACAAGGATGTTGATGTTTATTTTACAACCGCTCAACTTCGACACGTTGCTGTTGAAGCCTTTACTGAAACAAAGCTCGTTCAAAAATTTAAAGTTACAGCAAAAATTATCGGTGGAGGTATCAACGGCCAAGCCGAGGCGCTTCGCCACGGTGTTGCTCGCGCGCTTATCATCTACGATGCGGAACTCCGAAAGCAAGTAAAACGCGCTGGTTTCCTCAAACGAGATCCTCGCATGAAAGAACGCCGCAAATTCGGTCTTAAGAAAGCAAGAAAGGCTCCTCAGTGGAGCAAGCGATAA
- the dnaK gene encoding molecular chaperone DnaK → MSKIIGIDLGTTNSAVAVMEAGEPKILENAEGARTTPSILAQSKTGERLVGLLAKRQGVTNPKNTIYQIKRFIGHTFDEPAVQKDKASVPFELRKSDNGGIEVKMSDKWYRPEEISAMILTKLKNDAEARLGEKITEAVITVPAYFNDSQRQATKDAGKIAGLDVKRIINEPTAAALAYGFNKKKDEKIVVFDFGGGTFDISVLEVGDDVVEVKSTDGDAHLGGKDIDQKIINWLADEFKKQEGIDVRKDALALQRLDEAAEKAKIELSTAVSTEVNIPFITSGAEGPKHLLINMTRAKLEELTQEFLDRAMEITKRAMEASPFKKDQINEVILVGGQTRMPAMQKAVKDYFGKELHMGVNPDEVVAIGAAIQGGILRGDVKDILLLDVIPLSFGIETMGGVATKLIEKNTTIPTSRSQTFSTAADNQTDVTVHVVQGERAMAGDNKSLGQFNLGGIPPAPRGLPQIEVTFDIDANGILNVTAKDKATGKANSIRIEARGGLTKEEVEKMKKDAETHDADDKKKREEVEIKNSAEQLIYTSEKALKDNKDKVPADVAKTIEDKIAELKTAKSGTDIAAIKTATEALSSELQKIGEIMAKAAQEQSASAEQKPSDDKGGDGNVRDAEFKEGDKK, encoded by the coding sequence ATGAGTAAAATAATTGGAATCGATCTTGGTACCACCAATTCCGCCGTTGCGGTTATGGAAGCGGGGGAACCAAAAATCTTAGAAAACGCAGAAGGCGCGCGCACCACACCATCTATTCTGGCACAATCAAAAACTGGTGAGCGGCTGGTAGGACTTTTGGCGAAGCGCCAAGGTGTGACCAATCCGAAAAATACTATTTATCAGATCAAGCGCTTCATTGGACACACGTTTGACGAACCGGCAGTGCAAAAAGATAAAGCTTCAGTACCATTTGAATTACGAAAATCTGACAACGGTGGTATTGAAGTGAAAATGTCAGACAAGTGGTACCGACCGGAAGAAATTTCAGCGATGATTCTAACAAAATTGAAGAATGACGCTGAAGCTCGACTCGGAGAAAAAATAACTGAGGCGGTCATTACCGTACCTGCGTACTTTAATGACAGTCAACGTCAGGCTACGAAAGATGCCGGAAAAATTGCAGGACTTGATGTTAAAAGAATTATCAATGAACCAACAGCCGCGGCGCTTGCGTACGGATTTAACAAAAAGAAGGATGAAAAAATTGTCGTTTTCGACTTCGGAGGCGGAACCTTTGATATTTCCGTTCTTGAAGTCGGTGATGATGTTGTAGAAGTAAAATCAACTGATGGTGATGCCCACCTCGGAGGAAAAGATATCGACCAGAAAATTATCAACTGGCTTGCTGATGAGTTTAAAAAGCAAGAGGGAATTGATGTGCGTAAAGATGCCCTAGCTCTCCAGCGACTCGATGAAGCCGCTGAAAAGGCCAAAATTGAGCTCTCAACAGCAGTTTCGACTGAGGTTAACATTCCCTTCATTACTTCCGGCGCAGAAGGTCCAAAACACCTTTTGATTAACATGACCCGGGCGAAACTTGAAGAGTTAACTCAGGAATTTCTTGATCGCGCGATGGAAATTACCAAGCGTGCTATGGAAGCATCACCATTCAAAAAAGATCAGATTAATGAAGTAATTTTGGTTGGAGGTCAGACTCGCATGCCAGCGATGCAAAAAGCGGTTAAGGATTATTTCGGCAAAGAATTGCACATGGGAGTCAATCCAGATGAAGTGGTGGCAATTGGTGCGGCCATTCAAGGGGGAATTTTGCGCGGAGATGTCAAAGATATTTTGCTTCTCGACGTTATTCCACTTTCTTTCGGAATTGAAACTATGGGAGGTGTGGCTACTAAACTCATTGAAAAAAATACCACCATTCCAACATCGCGTTCGCAAACTTTCTCAACAGCAGCTGACAATCAAACTGATGTGACAGTACATGTGGTCCAAGGCGAGCGAGCGATGGCGGGAGACAACAAATCTCTCGGACAGTTTAATCTTGGAGGAATTCCGCCAGCACCAAGGGGTTTACCCCAGATTGAAGTGACGTTTGATATTGATGCCAACGGCATTCTCAATGTTACTGCCAAAGACAAAGCAACAGGAAAAGCCAATTCAATTCGCATCGAAGCGCGTGGCGGTTTGACCAAAGAAGAAGTTGAAAAGATGAAAAAAGATGCGGAAACGCATGATGCCGATGATAAGAAAAAGCGCGAAGAAGTGGAAATTAAAAATTCTGCAGAGCAATTAATTTACACTTCAGAAAAAGCTTTGAAGGATAATAAAGATAAAGTGCCGGCAGATGTAGCGAAAACCATTGAAGATAAAATTGCAGAATTAAAAACGGCAAAATCTGGAACAGATATCGCCGCTATCAAAACTGCAACTGAAGCGCTTTCAAGTGAATTGCAAAAAATTGGTGAAATAATGGCGAAGGCTGCGCAGGAACAGTCGGCCTCGGCAGAACAAAAGCCTTCCGACGATAAGGGTGGGGATGGGAATGTGAGGGACGCGGAGTTCAAGGAAGGAGATAAGAAATAA
- the rpsK gene encoding 30S ribosomal protein S11: MGKKRIVKTDEKKKEGEAAPAAQASSKKKVESGILYVQSTFNNTLLLLTSPKGDALAWSSSGSLGFKGAKKGTPFAAAKVGETLALKAATMGMKEVSVVVRGVGSGRESSIRGFISKGINLLGVKDTTPVPHNGPRPPKPRRV, from the coding sequence ATGGGAAAAAAACGCATCGTAAAAACTGATGAAAAAAAGAAAGAGGGAGAAGCAGCTCCTGCGGCTCAAGCCTCTTCTAAGAAAAAGGTTGAGTCCGGTATTTTGTACGTGCAATCAACTTTCAATAACACTTTGCTACTTCTCACCAGTCCAAAAGGCGATGCGCTCGCATGGTCTTCAAGTGGATCTCTCGGATTTAAGGGTGCAAAAAAAGGAACTCCTTTTGCCGCCGCAAAAGTAGGAGAAACTTTGGCTCTCAAGGCCGCAACCATGGGTATGAAAGAAGTCTCAGTTGTTGTCCGAGGAGTTGGTTCTGGACGAGAATCTTCAATCCGCGGGTTTATTTCAAAAGGTATCAATCTTTTGGGAGTTAAAGATACAACCCCTGTGCCACACAATGGCCCAAGACCACCAAAACCAAGGAGAGTATAA
- a CDS encoding penicillin-binding protein 2, which produces MKSNSFTRIRILSLCVVVVAVILIGKLYSLQIISGESFRMKAERQYLRPNDTIYDRGKIFFQNKDGTLFSAATLKTGYTIGMNPKVLEDAQVAFEKINAITPIDKESFFEHAKQKNSSYAIVAKKTEEEEADKIEALELPGIMIYKDRYRYYPSGNLGSNVLGLVGYKGDIFAGRYGLESYYDDTLSRDTSSLYSNFFAEIFSSIKKSVDPQSKFEGDIVTTIEPNAQDFLQKQLIAIEDKWGSKTSGGIIMDPKTGEIFAMANYPTFDPNALQNETDPGIFSNPSVEHVFEMGSIVKPLTMAAGLDSGTITTASTYTDKGFLTLNGSKISNFDGKGRGLVEMQVILNDSLNTGAAYIAGKMGNKLFTQYFKNFGLGEETGIDLPNETPGLIKNLESPRDIEHATASYGQGIAMSPISTVRALASLANGGYLVTPHLVKRIDYSLGVSKKISYDKGAQVLKPETSETISRMLVTVVDKALLGGSVKIPNYSVAAKTGTAQIAKTTGGGYYGDRYLHSFFGYFPAYNPKFIVFLYTIEPKGVGGDFASHTLTAPFMEIVKFLINYYKVPPDR; this is translated from the coding sequence ATGAAATCTAATTCGTTTACTCGAATTCGTATTCTGTCTCTCTGTGTTGTCGTGGTAGCCGTTATTCTCATCGGCAAATTATATTCTCTGCAAATTATTTCAGGTGAATCTTTCAGAATGAAAGCCGAACGACAGTATCTTCGTCCGAACGATACGATTTATGATCGCGGTAAGATTTTTTTCCAAAACAAAGATGGCACACTTTTTAGCGCCGCAACCTTAAAGACCGGTTACACTATCGGCATGAATCCCAAAGTGTTGGAGGACGCTCAAGTAGCATTCGAGAAAATCAATGCTATTACCCCAATTGACAAGGAGTCTTTTTTTGAGCACGCCAAACAAAAAAACAGCTCCTACGCCATAGTTGCTAAAAAAACCGAAGAAGAGGAGGCGGACAAAATCGAGGCTTTGGAACTTCCTGGCATTATGATTTACAAAGATCGCTATCGATACTATCCATCGGGAAACTTAGGGTCAAACGTTTTGGGTCTCGTGGGGTATAAAGGAGATATTTTTGCGGGGAGGTACGGACTTGAGAGTTATTACGACGACACTCTGTCACGAGATACGTCGAGTTTGTATTCAAATTTTTTTGCAGAAATTTTTTCCAGCATCAAAAAAAGTGTTGATCCGCAGTCAAAATTTGAGGGTGATATTGTTACCACGATTGAACCAAACGCTCAGGATTTTCTGCAAAAGCAATTAATTGCCATTGAGGATAAGTGGGGTTCAAAAACCTCCGGCGGAATTATTATGGATCCGAAAACTGGAGAAATTTTTGCCATGGCCAATTATCCCACTTTCGATCCCAATGCCCTGCAAAACGAAACCGATCCCGGAATTTTCAGTAACCCAAGTGTTGAACATGTTTTTGAAATGGGATCGATTGTTAAGCCACTAACCATGGCGGCTGGGCTTGATTCTGGAACTATTACCACAGCCAGTACTTATACAGACAAAGGATTTTTAACGCTCAACGGATCAAAAATTTCAAACTTTGACGGTAAGGGTCGTGGCTTGGTTGAGATGCAGGTAATTTTAAATGATTCACTAAACACTGGCGCGGCATACATTGCCGGCAAAATGGGAAATAAACTTTTCACGCAGTATTTTAAAAATTTTGGTCTGGGCGAAGAAACTGGAATTGATTTACCCAACGAAACTCCAGGTCTCATTAAAAACCTTGAAAGTCCGCGAGACATTGAACATGCCACAGCTTCCTACGGCCAGGGTATCGCCATGAGCCCGATTAGCACCGTGCGAGCGCTGGCGTCGCTTGCCAACGGGGGTTATCTGGTAACTCCACATTTGGTAAAGCGAATTGACTATTCCTTGGGCGTCAGCAAAAAAATTTCTTACGATAAGGGCGCGCAAGTTTTGAAGCCTGAAACTTCCGAAACCATTTCTCGGATGCTTGTTACGGTGGTTGATAAGGCTCTGCTTGGTGGAAGTGTGAAAATTCCAAACTATAGCGTTGCCGCGAAAACTGGTACCGCCCAGATTGCGAAAACAACCGGTGGAGGCTATTATGGAGACCGGTACTTGCACTCGTTTTTTGGCTATTTTCCTGCCTATAATCCCAAATTCATCGTTTTTCTGTATACTATTGAACCCAAAGGAGTAGGAGGGGATTTTGCTTCTCATACCTTGACCGCGCCATTTATGGAAATTGTAAAATTCCTGATCAATTATTATAAGGTGCCACCGGATAGATAA
- the rpmJ gene encoding 50S ribosomal protein L36, giving the protein MHVKASVKKICPKCKTVRRKGHVYVVCTANPRHKQRQG; this is encoded by the coding sequence ATGCACGTCAAAGCCTCGGTAAAAAAAATATGTCCAAAATGTAAAACTGTCCGCCGCAAGGGACATGTGTATGTTGTGTGTACTGCCAATCCTCGCCATAAGCAGAGACAAGGCTAG
- the murF gene encoding UDP-N-acetylmuramoyl-tripeptide--D-alanyl-D-alanine ligase yields MKFVFKKIIVTLLTLEARATLWRYRPKIIAITGSVGKTSTKDAIYAVLSGEFHVRKSEKSFNSDLGVPLTILGLPNGWSNPFLWCVNLFRGFFSCFRLTSSFPKWLILEVGADHPGDIRNLTKWLKPDLVVVTKLSDVPVHVEFFNSPKDVAREKSFLVQAVKDSGTLFLNADDEDVLAMREIKRHVKLITFSIDLPSDFQASNIELAYEKNSHDKKISGMTFKVNHNGSCVPIKVSGALGKQHVYPVLAALAVGQSLGLNLVEMISGLEGRILPPGRMRVLSGIKGSLIIDDTYNSSPVAVSEALRALNDIKTPGKKIVVLGDMLDLGKYSVKAHEKAGKEAVGIADTLITVGLKARDIANGALNNGMDEKNIFQFDESAEAGKYIQDILSEADLVLVKGSQGIRMEKIVEEIMAEPQLKDDLLVRQDKEWRNR; encoded by the coding sequence ATGAAATTTGTATTTAAAAAAATTATCGTAACTCTTTTGACCCTCGAAGCCCGCGCAACGCTCTGGCGGTATCGTCCCAAAATTATTGCGATTACGGGAAGTGTTGGGAAAACCAGTACCAAGGATGCCATCTACGCAGTTTTGTCGGGAGAATTTCACGTCCGCAAAAGTGAAAAAAGTTTTAACAGTGACCTCGGGGTGCCGCTGACTATTCTTGGATTGCCGAACGGATGGAGTAATCCGTTTCTTTGGTGCGTCAATCTTTTCCGTGGATTTTTTTCATGCTTTCGTTTAACCAGTAGTTTTCCCAAGTGGCTTATTCTTGAGGTTGGAGCGGATCATCCGGGTGACATCAGAAATCTCACCAAGTGGTTGAAGCCTGACCTTGTCGTTGTTACGAAATTGAGTGATGTGCCCGTGCATGTTGAATTTTTTAACTCGCCGAAAGATGTGGCACGCGAAAAATCTTTTCTGGTGCAGGCTGTAAAGGACAGTGGCACACTGTTTCTCAATGCCGATGATGAAGACGTGTTAGCGATGCGAGAGATCAAACGTCATGTGAAGTTGATCACTTTTAGTATTGACTTGCCAAGTGATTTTCAGGCTTCAAATATAGAATTAGCCTATGAAAAAAATAGTCACGATAAAAAAATCTCCGGTATGACATTTAAGGTAAATCACAACGGTAGTTGTGTGCCAATCAAGGTTTCTGGAGCTTTAGGTAAACAGCACGTTTATCCAGTATTGGCGGCGCTCGCTGTTGGTCAAAGTTTGGGACTCAATTTGGTCGAAATGATTTCTGGTCTCGAGGGCCGCATATTGCCTCCAGGCCGAATGCGCGTTCTTTCCGGTATCAAGGGAAGTCTTATTATTGATGATACGTATAATTCCTCACCAGTGGCTGTCTCCGAAGCTCTCCGGGCTCTTAACGATATTAAAACACCAGGCAAAAAAATTGTGGTTTTAGGAGATATGCTCGATCTTGGAAAGTATTCAGTCAAAGCTCACGAGAAGGCCGGAAAAGAAGCTGTTGGTATCGCAGATACTTTAATAACTGTGGGTCTCAAGGCGCGAGATATTGCCAATGGTGCGCTCAACAATGGCATGGACGAAAAGAACATTTTTCAATTTGATGAATCTGCAGAGGCGGGGAAATATATTCAGGACATTTTAAGCGAGGCTGATTTGGTGTTAGTAAAGGGCTCGCAAGGAATACGGATGGAAAAAATTGTCGAAGAAATTATGGCGGAACCGCAGCTTAAAGATGATTTGCTAGTTCGCCAGGATAAAGAATGGAGGAATCGCTAA
- the infA gene encoding translation initiation factor IF-1, with amino-acid sequence MDNQQKKPVAVFGVVVEALPNTFFKVKLDNVEEELLCYLAGKMRLHRIRVLVGDKVTVELEPYGGKGRIIKRL; translated from the coding sequence ATGGATAATCAACAAAAAAAACCGGTAGCAGTATTTGGAGTCGTAGTAGAAGCTCTACCAAATACGTTCTTTAAAGTTAAACTTGATAACGTAGAAGAAGAATTACTATGTTATCTTGCCGGAAAAATGAGACTTCACCGAATCAGAGTTTTGGTTGGCGACAAAGTCACCGTTGAACTTGAGCCGTATGGAGGAAAGGGCAGAATTATTAAAAGATTGTAA
- the rplM gene encoding 50S ribosomal protein L13: MNYTIDAKGKKLGRVASEAAIYLIGKNNPEFVRNKVSGGTVEIVNASKADINEKRLLQKKYVRYSGYPGGLKAPSMKNVIEQKGYAEIFKLAVYGMIPSNKLRPIIMKNLTVKE, translated from the coding sequence ATGAATTACACAATCGACGCAAAAGGAAAAAAATTGGGACGAGTTGCCAGCGAGGCGGCCATCTATCTTATTGGGAAAAATAATCCTGAGTTTGTTCGCAATAAAGTTTCAGGAGGTACGGTAGAAATCGTTAACGCATCAAAAGCTGATATTAACGAAAAGCGATTATTGCAAAAGAAGTACGTCAGATATTCTGGATACCCAGGTGGTCTCAAGGCTCCATCAATGAAAAATGTCATTGAGCAAAAAGGGTACGCAGAAATTTTCAAACTTGCAGTGTACGGAATGATTCCTTCGAACAAATTGCGACCGATTATCATGAAGAATTTAACAGTCAAAGAGTAA